The sequence CAATACAAACTTTTATTCATAGAAGTCATCACCATTTTCTTTGTTAATAAAATCTAATGCCACCCAAAAGATCTCCAATTTCAGCATCAACTCTGTAGTTATTTAGCGGAAATCATTTACAGACATGAGCTCGGATATCGCACGCTGATAGATATCGATTGGAGATAGCGACAAATCATGTTCCTTCCTACGGATGCTGGTGTATCAGTTAGGCTATCAGTACTGGTATGGCGTTATTCATGCTTCTGAACCGGATGAATATGTTCAGAAATAACTCGCATTAAAATTAATCACAACAATTACCTTTTTTAAAGTTTGGTTTGAGGCTATTTTAACTTTCATGTACTCTTCTTTTTCTTGTGATCTGTATGTTGCGACTTCTTTTGtttattgtgtaaaaaaaacattgaatgtattacttagttttttttctatcttcTTTATTTGTCCATATGtttatttttcctatataaactatattttacCTGGCAGGTTGTTATCATAATGGATTGAATTATTTCTTTATCTTTGTAACAAAATACAGACGCGCGATATATGGTGATTTATATAAACCAATGTTTGACAGGTAcacataacacaaaaaatggATTGatcaatttcattaatttaacgATTATTTAGGTAAAATTAAATTagatttgaattaattttaaaagttagATACCAGTTActtatatcattgttatttgTACAACTGTTCATTTAAGTTTTACAGCTGGGATAGAGGGTAGGAAATGTTGTTAAAATGgcataaaatgttaaataatgaagctttatatcaatatatcaatggtaattataatgttttagtaCTGATAACTGCAGCTGTAACAAGATTGGCCGATAGTGATAATACTCATTTGGTAATGAATGTAAGCCacgataaatattttaaataatttcagaAACATCCAACTGCATATCATGTTGAAACTAAAATCATTaagaattatttatttaacttaTTTGTAATACGGACATTACGGAAATGGGTGATTTAGataatctttaaataatttttaatactACTTTTAAAGAAAGGTTTAGTCAAAAGTTGAGCAGTAATTAACACACTAAGGGTTATATATTATCTGTTTAAATATTACTGATAATATCAGTCCGATGCATAACGGTGTGATATCACAATGTTTTCTATTATAGAACGATTCCAGTAGAGACGGATCGCCACTGATTACGGAGGATATtatcaacaacacaacaaatatGGACAAAGAAACCCCTGACATGTCAACAATCCTTCCCGAAGTTCTCTCACAGACACACATGCGATTATCCAACGGAACGTACGTCCGTCAAAACCACGTGGGCAGTGTTATTTTACAGGGGGTCCCCATTGTATCATTGTTCATTGACCAGAAGGAAAGACTTTGTCTCGCACAAATCAGTAACACGCTTCTGAAAAATTACAGTTATAATGAAATCCACAACAGACGGGTGGCCCTGGGCATCACTTGTGTACAGTGTACTCCTGTACAGTTGGAAATCCTGCGACGGGCTGGGGCCATGCCTATCTCATCACGCCGATGTGGCATGATCACCCTACGCGAGGCCGAAAGGTTAGTCAAATCTTTCCTGGAAGACAATTCACCCCCGAAGTTACCAGAGAATTTCCGATTTGATGTGAAACACGAATGTGGATGGGGATGCGTTGGACAGTTTGAACCATCTCGATATAACAGTTCTAGGGCAAAATGTATCAAGTGCAACGTTTGCAATGCCTACTTCTCTCCcaataaatttattttccaCTTTCATCGGACCGCTGAATCTAAATACAATCACCCTGATGCTGCTAACTTTAATTCCTGGAGGCGCCATCTAAAACTTTGCGATCCTTGTGAAAAAGACGAAATAACGTGCGCCTGGGAAGATGTAAAAGCGATGTTCAATGGCGGAAACAGGAAAAGAGTGATGTCGAGTGGTAGTGGAAACTCAAGTCGTGTCTTACCCTCTAAGATGGAGCCGTCAGAAAAGAAAAGTCGACTCAGACTTGACGAATGCGTTGTGAACAAGCCGATGTATCCCTCCCCTTACTCTCCATTTCCTCTTCTGTCATTGCCAGGCAAATCATACCAGTTTGGACAGCTCAATCATTCACCCCCTTTTAGTCTAGGTCTACCATTCAATAAGGACAGCAGTGCGGACACTGCGAAGGTCGCCTCTTTACAAAACACATCCTGGGGTCTCCACGGTGTTCTACCTACATACAACATGTTGTGGAACTCTCAGATGGGCGCTCATCACCGTAACGGCATCAGAGGCGCCATGTACCCATTTAAGGACATTCACAATCAGGACACTATAGATATGTATGAGAACGGCAACGATAACGAACTCTCGTCGCCAGATCACAGTCCTTCCTATAACAACTCGGACGGGGAAAGGTTTTCCGCATTCAGACTAGTGAAAAAGACAGACGATCCGAATGATAGCGCCAGGAACAGTGAAAGAGAGGAGGACGAGGATTCGGACGGGGAAATCAATATAACAGACGAGAGTCGCCACGAGGATGCAGATGACAATCTACGGCACGAGACCAGCTGCAGCGAAGACGAAAAACTTGATAATAATGCACCAAGCCCTTGTGGATCTAGATTTAGTGAGAAAAGCAGCCGCCCAATGTGTTCACCAGACTACTCCTGTACTAAAGAAGCTACTGAGAGGAAAGAGGTACATGTTTTCTCTTTTTAACCAATAATGGTAATACTAAACAGCATACAAACCCGCAACTTTCATATAAAAACATCTAAacactattttcatttttgttttagtttttatgaaataatatgtATCAGTTTGGTTAAGcatgatatgtattttttatatttttatgtttttcagGAAAAGCGGCAACCCCTAAATGAAGGTGAGTTTTCGACATTATTTGATATTGTCTTCAGAGTTTTGTGTGAATTCTACAGATTGGCGGATTGCTTTTTATacgatttatattttgtaagtctgaaatataaatataatatacaatataacaattgGATTAATAACATATGTTCTGCGTGGTTTTATTTGAGGTATTAACTAGTGTTGTGGCTTTTTTCCCAGATAGTACATCAAGTAAAGTGTGCACCACTGGGACGGACACAATCCTCAATGGTAAATAATTATTCTTTATCTAAAATTTCAATCGGCGGCGTTGTAAATACGACACTGAACCTAAATGTTAACCTCTTTGttggttttatttcaaatttcaatatttgacatttctTACCGTTTGTAGAGTACGAATATTACAATTATAGGTTATAGTATAACTATCCGTTTAATGGTCATCATCCGTATCTGTAATCTAATAATCCATCTTTTAATTTAGTCTGTGGACGCCATTTAATCATCTAAAATAATTAAGTATTAATGTGTCGACACAAACCTCCCAGCTGAAGGGAACACTTACCGCTGTGGTCATTTATTAAGCAATGCATTATTCAGTTACCtgtgaattttaatattaagttGCTGGGTGAAACAGTCACTACAGTTAGATTTACAAGCATCGATAATTCTGATTGACTTAAATATCTCTTTATTACATATCGCTTTATCATACATCGTTGTCACTTAATTATATGCCACTAATTATTCACGGTCGTTAAAGAAATAATTTAGTCTTGGTATATAAAGTTCTTGGACTAGAAAATACATgcttattttttaaataactttaaCATTATAATATAGACAATAAAACATCAGACCATAATACACACGACCTTTCACATCAAAGGACCTGTCAAACTTCTCACCAATGATCTGTGACCACTGATCCGTAAAACTACGTTCCGTTGATTTATTACACGCTCAGCTGACCATTAGATGGCTGATTTATAGTTTATTCACATCTGACAATTAATTACACATATCATTTCACAGACGCCGAGACGGACCATACCGACAGCCCTACAGCAGCTGAGGACAATCTATCTAAAGGTGAATTGATCTGTTTCTCAGTATTCTACCTTAATTTTAATATTCACGAAACAAACAAGTTGATCCGTTCAGCTCTCCTCTTTGTGTTATGATTGTCACGGCGGAACATTAATGTCGTTTAACGTGCATCGAATTGCATTACTTTTGTCTTTGTTATCCAGAATGTTAATTATGTACAAATATCACCATGGACGTTTTTccgatatcaatattttatacacGCTTGTGGGCGTGATTTATTAATTGAAATGCTCATCTAAAGCTAAttgcatattttgatttgtcGAAATCGATAATAATTTAACAGTACTATTAATTTATCATATCTATTTCCTGACACATACCATTTCATTTCAACttttatttaattgaaattattcaaattaCCTTGCAGAAGAGTTACAATTGAAGCTCCGGAAAGAAATCGATACCagaagaaaaatagaaaaagacATAGAGTTAATGAAAGGTTTGTTTGAGTTGTTTAATTTATCATCATTCAGTGAGTGACATAGATAAATGAGTAACGCTTGAATATTTCAGTGTTATTGAAGAGACAGCTGTTTCTGTTTCCttctgttttaataatacaatatttgagaattttttgaagaaataatacaaaaataattaattttaaaacatttacggCTTTGATCTTCCAGAGCTCGTCAGTTACTAAggatattatataactgtttgATTTTTTAACTTGTTAATACTG is a genomic window of Argopecten irradians isolate NY chromosome 10, Ai_NY, whole genome shotgun sequence containing:
- the LOC138332921 gene encoding SKI family transcriptional corepressor 1 homolog-B-like produces the protein MVTIMNDSSRDGSPLITEDIINNTTNMDKETPDMSTILPEVLSQTHMRLSNGTYVRQNHVGSVILQGVPIVSLFIDQKERLCLAQISNTLLKNYSYNEIHNRRVALGITCVQCTPVQLEILRRAGAMPISSRRCGMITLREAERLVKSFLEDNSPPKLPENFRFDVKHECGWGCVGQFEPSRYNSSRAKCIKCNVCNAYFSPNKFIFHFHRTAESKYNHPDAANFNSWRRHLKLCDPCEKDEITCAWEDVKAMFNGGNRKRVMSSGSGNSSRVLPSKMEPSEKKSRLRLDECVVNKPMYPSPYSPFPLLSLPGKSYQFGQLNHSPPFSLGLPFNKDSSADTAKVASLQNTSWGLHGVLPTYNMLWNSQMGAHHRNGIRGAMYPFKDIHNQDTIDMYENGNDNELSSPDHSPSYNNSDGERFSAFRLVKKTDDPNDSARNSEREEDEDSDGEINITDESRHEDADDNLRHETSCSEDEKLDNNAPSPCGSRFSEKSSRPMCSPDYSCTKEATERKEEKRQPLNEDSTSSKVCTTGTDTILNDAETDHTDSPTAAEDNLSKEELQLKLRKEIDTRRKIEKDIELMKETFREEVNREHSYRDEITQQLQIVRDTLTNELEQERQVRFSLQQKLKEAHDALHNFSCKMLASRQCDDCTFKEGEIPRQ